One genomic window of Polyangium aurulentum includes the following:
- a CDS encoding radical SAM protein, producing the protein MTSRDPSSPPPNSCGTSATDARLVPAEALRPRAPRDPGETLEDQLARRTAPAVLVEPGPGASLRCVACAHRCVVAEGRSGACGVRFNRDGELRVPHGYVARRYVRSVETNTIYHVHPGARSLTFGMFGCDLRCPYCHNWHISQAIREGDSAESPSDVTPEALIDEAIAAGCEVVCAAYNEPMIAAEWVHAVFSEAKRRGLVTALISDGNTTPEALAYVRPVADVYRVDLKGYNNDQYRTLGGRLDPVLEAIREAKRLGFWVEVVTLVVPGFNDQPEGLRNLARQIAAIDPSIPWHLNAFHPRYKMRDRAPAHPLPLMTAAGTAYAKGLQFVYVSNLPDELRELSHTRCPKCTHVVVRRFNYSTESVELKGGACPECGTVLPGIWGDESRVPAARVAMGQEEMP; encoded by the coding sequence CCCTAGCTCCCCGCCGCCGAACTCGTGCGGCACTAGCGCGACCGACGCGCGGTTGGTCCCCGCCGAGGCGCTCCGCCCCCGCGCCCCGCGCGATCCGGGCGAGACGCTCGAGGATCAGCTCGCGCGCCGCACCGCGCCCGCCGTGCTCGTCGAGCCTGGCCCCGGCGCCTCGCTGCGCTGCGTGGCCTGCGCGCACCGCTGCGTGGTGGCGGAGGGGCGCTCGGGGGCGTGCGGCGTGCGCTTCAACCGCGACGGCGAGCTGCGGGTCCCCCACGGCTACGTCGCGCGGCGCTATGTCCGCTCGGTCGAGACGAACACGATCTATCACGTGCATCCGGGCGCCCGCTCGCTGACCTTCGGCATGTTCGGCTGCGATCTGCGCTGCCCGTACTGCCACAACTGGCACATCTCGCAGGCCATTCGCGAGGGCGACTCGGCCGAGTCCCCTTCCGACGTCACGCCCGAGGCCCTCATCGACGAGGCCATTGCGGCCGGCTGCGAGGTCGTGTGCGCGGCCTACAACGAGCCCATGATCGCGGCCGAGTGGGTGCACGCGGTCTTCTCCGAGGCCAAGCGCCGCGGGCTCGTGACGGCGCTCATCTCCGACGGCAACACCACGCCCGAGGCCCTCGCGTACGTGCGCCCCGTCGCCGACGTCTATCGCGTGGACCTGAAGGGCTACAACAACGATCAATATCGCACGCTGGGCGGCCGGCTCGATCCGGTGCTCGAGGCGATCCGCGAGGCCAAGCGCCTGGGCTTCTGGGTCGAGGTGGTCACCCTGGTCGTCCCCGGCTTCAACGACCAGCCCGAGGGATTGCGCAACCTGGCCAGGCAGATCGCCGCCATCGACCCGTCGATCCCCTGGCACCTGAATGCATTCCACCCGCGGTACAAGATGCGCGACCGGGCCCCCGCGCACCCGTTGCCGCTGATGACGGCCGCGGGGACCGCGTACGCGAAGGGATTGCAATTCGTTTACGTGAGCAACCTGCCCGACGAGCTGCGGGAGCTGTCGCACACGCGCTGCCCGAAATGCACGCACGTGGTCGTCCGGAGGTTCAATTACTCCACCGAATCGGTGGAGCTGAAGGGCGGCGCCTGTCCGGAATGCGGGACGGTGCTGCCGGGCATCTGGGGCGACGAGTCGCGCGTGCCTGCCGCCAGGGTCGCCATGGGGCAGGAAGAGATGCCGTAG